One window of Chloroflexus aggregans DSM 9485 genomic DNA carries:
- a CDS encoding adenylyltransferase/cytidyltransferase family protein has product MDQIIYSLTELAALRAAWRAAGLKVVLTNGVFDLVHIGHINYLKAARALGDRLIVAINSDKSTRHLKGPLRPIVPAMERATIIAALRCVDAVTIFAERTAETVVATLKPDLYVKGGDYGNGNAIDETRLPEARIARAYGGEVRLLPFHEGYATTQLIERIVERYRHPPQS; this is encoded by the coding sequence ATGGATCAAATCATCTATTCCCTCACCGAATTAGCCGCACTGCGCGCAGCATGGCGAGCGGCCGGTTTGAAGGTTGTGCTGACAAATGGGGTGTTCGACCTCGTGCATATCGGCCACATCAATTATTTGAAAGCAGCACGTGCGTTAGGTGACCGATTGATCGTAGCGATTAACAGTGACAAATCAACCCGTCACCTGAAAGGACCGCTGCGTCCAATTGTGCCGGCAATGGAACGGGCGACGATCATTGCGGCTTTGCGTTGTGTTGATGCAGTAACGATTTTTGCCGAACGTACCGCCGAGACGGTGGTTGCAACGCTGAAACCGGATCTGTACGTGAAAGGTGGCGATTATGGGAACGGTAATGCCATCGATGAGACACGATTACCGGAGGCACGCATCGCCCGCGCATATGGCGGTGAGGTGCGGTTGTTGCCGTTTCACGAGGGTTACGCCACGACCCAATTGATCGAACGGATTGTGGAACGATACCGCCATCCCCCCCAATCGTAG